The following proteins are encoded in a genomic region of Spirosoma sp. SC4-14:
- a CDS encoding chloride channel protein, whose product MKVNEEVILFFSVLKWVVLASLIGCVTGLAATAFISVIHLVIEQSNEYQYVFYFLPLSFFIANLLSQFVLKRHLGTDALIAAINKNYGRIEGTFIPTKVINVVLILATGGSAGKESPCAQLGAGIGSVWATLLRVDDVDRRKMVLCGFCAGFACVFGAPLAGALFGIEVLAVGVILYDVLLPAFVASITAYQISSAFGITFFYYPLDFVPTFEEGFFIRLLLSGVFFGLCAYALIQMIKRTSSWTAAIPIWRPMKGLLGGFVLVGLTLLFSRDYLGLGLNLMENCLKGAHVVGYAFLLKAVFTVITLSISRSGSVITPVLFIGATAGSFFGDLLGVDQATFAAVGFVSVLAGATNTPIAMSVMAIELFGAAVAPYAAVSCVISFLMSGHQSLYTSQVLSVSKSRALNTELGKEIKDIEEMSRRIDNRLIRWFRKRFERHKNN is encoded by the coding sequence ATGAAGGTAAACGAAGAAGTTATTTTATTCTTTTCGGTACTTAAATGGGTCGTTCTGGCGAGCCTGATCGGATGCGTTACGGGGCTTGCTGCCACTGCTTTCATCAGCGTTATTCACCTTGTTATTGAGCAGAGTAATGAGTATCAGTATGTTTTTTATTTTTTACCGCTCAGTTTTTTTATTGCCAATTTGCTAAGCCAGTTTGTCCTCAAACGCCATTTAGGAACCGATGCGCTTATTGCGGCCATTAACAAAAACTATGGCAGAATTGAAGGGACTTTTATTCCTACTAAAGTTATTAATGTAGTATTGATTCTGGCAACGGGCGGTTCGGCCGGTAAAGAAAGTCCGTGTGCGCAGCTAGGTGCTGGTATTGGGAGCGTATGGGCAACGCTGTTACGTGTCGACGATGTTGACCGGCGAAAAATGGTGTTGTGTGGTTTCTGTGCGGGTTTTGCCTGTGTGTTTGGGGCTCCCTTGGCGGGAGCCTTGTTTGGTATCGAGGTACTGGCGGTAGGTGTCATTCTATACGATGTATTGCTGCCAGCTTTTGTTGCTTCTATTACCGCCTATCAGATTTCATCGGCCTTTGGTATCACGTTTTTTTATTATCCGCTGGATTTTGTTCCAACCTTCGAAGAAGGTTTTTTTATTCGACTGCTCCTGAGTGGTGTGTTTTTTGGCCTATGTGCCTACGCGCTCATACAGATGATTAAGCGGACAAGTAGCTGGACAGCGGCTATCCCGATTTGGCGACCGATGAAGGGGCTGCTCGGCGGCTTTGTTCTGGTTGGACTTACGCTGCTTTTTTCGAGAGATTATCTGGGGTTAGGTCTTAATTTGATGGAAAATTGCCTGAAAGGTGCTCATGTTGTTGGGTATGCCTTCCTTCTGAAGGCTGTCTTTACGGTTATTACGCTGAGCATCAGTCGAAGCGGTAGCGTTATTACACCCGTATTGTTCATTGGGGCTACGGCTGGTAGTTTTTTTGGCGATTTGCTTGGCGTTGATCAGGCTACGTTTGCTGCGGTGGGTTTTGTGAGTGTTTTAGCAGGGGCTACCAATACGCCTATCGCCATGAGTGTAATGGCAATTGAGCTATTTGGGGCAGCCGTTGCACCTTATGCCGCCGTTTCGTGCGTGATCAGCTTCCTGATGTCGGGTCACCAGAGCTTATACACATCACAAGTATTGTCGGTTAGCAAATCGAGGGCGCTGAACACCGAGTTGGGAAAAGAAATTAAAGATATAGAAGAAATGAGCCGACGCATAGATAACCGATTGATCCGATGGTTTCGGAAACGGTTTGAGCGGCATAAAAACAACTAA
- a CDS encoding alpha/beta hydrolase, with translation MQTQAHTRVRYHTTNVAGLRIFHREAGNPNKPAILLLTGFPGASHTFGQLIDLLKNDFHLIAPDYPGFGHSAAPAANEFDYTFDTLAKVLEQWIDQLGLVRFSLYAHDYGGPIGFRIASRRPELIESLIIQNANAYEAGIGPGFGAAMPFLQNRTVETELPIRGLMTLDGVKMVYETGAENPSRINPDHYVLDHLLLNRPGLVDIHLNLLHNYTSNFSQFEVWQQYFRQYQPATLLVWGQNDPFFPEAAARAFLTDLPNAELHLFNTGHFALEEFADEIAAAINAFLAPIAV, from the coding sequence ATGCAAACACAAGCACATACCCGTGTCCGGTATCACACTACCAATGTAGCTGGTTTACGCATTTTTCATCGCGAAGCTGGCAATCCGAACAAGCCAGCAATTTTGTTATTAACAGGCTTTCCAGGTGCCTCGCATACCTTTGGCCAACTTATCGATCTATTGAAAAATGATTTTCATCTGATTGCTCCCGACTATCCAGGATTTGGTCATAGTGCAGCGCCGGCCGCCAACGAATTCGATTATACGTTCGACACGCTGGCAAAGGTTCTTGAGCAATGGATTGACCAACTCGGCTTAGTACGATTTAGCCTTTATGCCCATGATTACGGCGGTCCTATCGGGTTCCGGATTGCCTCTCGTCGGCCTGAGCTGATTGAATCGCTCATCATCCAGAATGCCAATGCTTATGAAGCAGGCATCGGTCCCGGCTTTGGTGCAGCAATGCCCTTCCTACAGAATCGGACTGTCGAAACCGAACTGCCAATTCGTGGTTTGATGACGCTGGATGGTGTAAAAATGGTTTACGAGACCGGTGCTGAAAACCCTTCCCGAATCAACCCAGATCATTATGTACTCGATCATTTATTATTGAATCGCCCCGGTCTGGTCGATATTCATCTGAATCTGCTGCACAACTATACCTCAAACTTCTCTCAATTTGAGGTATGGCAACAATATTTTCGCCAGTATCAGCCTGCCACGTTGCTGGTTTGGGGCCAAAATGACCCATTTTTTCCGGAAGCAGCGGCTCGCGCTTTTTTAACCGATCTGCCCAATGCGGAGCTTCACTTGTTCAATACGGGCCACTTTGCGCTGGAAGAATTCGCTGACGAAATAGCTGCTGCCATAAACGCTTTCTTAGCCCCGATTGCCGTTTAA
- a CDS encoding DoxX family protein, whose product MSVNEPELAYGLFRIGLGTNILLHGIVRWRKGLRTFSRTLTSDFSSAPLPPILVSLFGWILPIMETLIGSLLIPGIFTLPTLLAGTLLLNMLIIGKCLQSDWPTASLQLIYLVCYVALIWLTNANRYSLDYALGQ is encoded by the coding sequence ATGAGCGTAAACGAACCTGAGCTAGCATATGGCCTATTCCGAATAGGGCTGGGGACTAATATTCTATTGCATGGCATAGTTCGGTGGCGAAAGGGATTACGCACATTTAGCCGAACGTTAACCAGCGATTTTTCGAGTGCACCTTTGCCACCAATCCTAGTCTCTCTGTTCGGATGGATACTGCCAATTATGGAGACCCTGATCGGCAGTCTGTTAATTCCCGGAATTTTTACACTACCAACACTGCTAGCCGGTACACTGTTGCTCAATATGCTGATTATTGGCAAATGCCTGCAAAGCGACTGGCCAACTGCTTCGCTACAACTGATATATCTGGTCTGTTATGTAGCGCTCATATGGCTCACCAACGCCAACCGATACTCGCTGGATTACGCCCTCGGTCAGTAG
- a CDS encoding TetR/AcrR family transcriptional regulator translates to MKPKASPKTDQSTVRQRIVDMAARLFHQQGYNQTGINQLIEEAGVAKASLYQHFKTKDDVLQAYLAQVSQDWFRQVERAIAPLDTPKEKVLALFDLLKSFLESVDFRGCNFQNALVELPPAELNTRQLIRGHKTKMSQVITDLLADADPDLAAQISLLFEGALITSQLYHSVEPVNAARRIVERLL, encoded by the coding sequence ATGAAACCTAAAGCAAGTCCTAAAACCGATCAATCAACAGTTCGCCAGCGAATTGTTGATATGGCTGCTCGACTGTTTCATCAGCAGGGATATAATCAAACAGGAATCAATCAACTTATTGAAGAAGCAGGCGTAGCCAAAGCCAGTCTATATCAACATTTTAAAACGAAAGATGATGTTTTACAGGCCTATCTGGCTCAGGTAAGCCAGGATTGGTTCCGGCAGGTTGAACGGGCAATTGCACCCCTGGATACACCGAAAGAGAAAGTCCTGGCTCTTTTCGATCTCTTAAAAAGCTTTCTAGAATCCGTCGACTTTAGAGGTTGTAATTTTCAGAATGCTCTGGTTGAATTGCCGCCAGCCGAACTCAACACCCGGCAACTCATTCGCGGCCACAAAACAAAGATGAGTCAGGTAATTACCGATTTGCTGGCCGATGCGGACCCTGACCTGGCTGCGCAAATTAGCCTTCTATTCGAAGGCGCACTCATCACAAGTCAACTTTACCATAGTGTAGAACCGGTTAATGCGGCTCGCCGAATCGTAGAACGTTTACTGTAA
- a CDS encoding CotH kinase family protein gives MKRSLITGFLLAGLVSAFYLSTIANAQTLSTTNLPIVLIDTHGQLINDEPGIICDLKIINNISGVNTPADTANGFDGKAKVEYHGCSSQNFPKKSLGIELRSTTAVTTSINASLLGFPAESDWLLIASYTDKTFLRDQLAFFMSNQAGRYASRTKAVEVIINNEYQGIYIFEEKVKRDANRVNINKLDPTDLGNNSITGGYIVKIDKTCGSFDPDHQWQSAYSSPGGNRPHYWLTHYPNDDNLVSQQFTYIKNYINTFETTMASSTCCQATTGYSKYVVDDTFIDHFLLEETTSNADAYRFSAYISKERDSKGGKLSAGPIWDLNLAFGFLLTPFPSYSQSSEGWRYLAPGDPAFPVPFWWGKLLSCCTYTHKVVSRYRQLRQTVWQTSTLLDFIDTQYTLMNQGAYDRNFQKWPIIGVSIWNDEPSYNGATLADEIDFLKTWLTNRLNWMDSHIDAFIQEPLAVVSPSSLSIDVGQTAPLSLSFTGNGPWSYTLSSGQSGIVASSPATVYVSPSQTTTYTIQSVSNSCGTGIQSGTAVVTVRPVYADLSIGLSASKRVVSVGDTVSLFLNLYNEGPQTARAIVIENRLPDGLSFSGSSSTALNENNNVVSIATDSLAVGQTLVFTYQLQVNTMGIFWNAAQITASLSTDPDSQPGSGTGDGQDDMAIVDLRVGTVNAPVYSSPNPNQVPLPPVLSSQPPVATDSVELSLAVLTDKLLYKVNDIASITLVVSNRGGLAANNTVIQTLLPDGWQLTSTNGLTVTGQTITAIIESVPAGDSAIVVLAIQMSTTGILTAQILSVDENNVGSIPGNGYTNGEKDECFIQLRVY, from the coding sequence ATGAAACGCTCATTAATCACCGGATTCCTCCTTGCTGGCTTAGTGTCAGCTTTCTATCTAAGTACAATTGCAAACGCCCAGACACTGAGCACTACGAATTTACCAATCGTATTAATTGATACGCATGGGCAACTGATAAACGACGAACCAGGAATCATCTGCGATCTGAAAATTATTAATAATATAAGCGGAGTTAATACGCCAGCAGATACAGCCAATGGTTTTGATGGTAAAGCTAAAGTAGAATATCATGGCTGTAGCAGTCAAAACTTCCCAAAAAAATCGCTGGGAATTGAACTCCGGTCTACAACCGCAGTTACAACCTCAATAAACGCTTCGCTCTTAGGCTTTCCGGCCGAAAGTGATTGGCTTCTTATTGCTTCCTATACCGACAAAACGTTCCTTCGCGATCAGTTAGCCTTTTTCATGTCGAATCAGGCAGGGCGATATGCCTCCCGGACAAAAGCCGTTGAAGTAATCATTAATAATGAATATCAGGGTATTTATATTTTTGAAGAAAAGGTCAAGCGAGATGCTAACCGAGTAAATATTAATAAACTGGACCCGACCGATTTGGGCAACAATTCGATAACGGGTGGGTATATTGTTAAAATTGACAAGACCTGCGGCTCTTTTGACCCCGATCATCAATGGCAATCTGCTTATTCGAGCCCCGGTGGAAACCGGCCGCATTATTGGCTAACTCACTACCCTAACGACGACAACCTGGTATCGCAGCAGTTTACGTATATCAAGAATTATATAAACACCTTTGAAACAACAATGGCCAGCTCAACGTGTTGTCAGGCTACAACTGGTTATTCAAAATATGTTGTTGACGATACATTTATTGATCATTTCTTGCTAGAAGAAACAACAAGCAATGCCGATGCATACCGATTTAGTGCCTATATATCCAAAGAACGAGATAGCAAAGGAGGTAAACTTTCGGCTGGCCCCATCTGGGATTTAAACCTGGCTTTTGGTTTTTTATTAACTCCATTTCCCTCCTATTCCCAGTCTTCTGAAGGCTGGCGCTATCTGGCTCCGGGCGACCCCGCTTTTCCGGTCCCGTTTTGGTGGGGCAAGCTCCTTTCCTGCTGTACCTATACTCATAAAGTTGTTAGCCGCTATAGACAATTGCGCCAAACCGTATGGCAAACATCTACCTTGCTAGATTTTATCGATACACAATATACATTAATGAATCAGGGGGCCTATGACCGGAATTTTCAAAAATGGCCAATCATCGGCGTATCGATCTGGAACGATGAACCGTCGTATAATGGAGCTACGCTGGCCGATGAGATCGATTTCCTGAAAACCTGGCTAACAAATCGGCTAAACTGGATGGACAGCCATATTGATGCTTTTATTCAGGAGCCTTTAGCAGTTGTTAGTCCCAGCAGTTTAAGCATCGACGTTGGCCAAACGGCACCTTTATCCTTATCTTTTACGGGAAATGGCCCCTGGTCATATACCTTATCGTCTGGCCAAAGCGGCATAGTGGCAAGCAGTCCGGCTACGGTCTATGTTTCACCCAGTCAAACAACTACCTACACCATTCAGTCAGTTAGTAATAGCTGCGGCACAGGAATTCAATCGGGAACAGCGGTGGTAACAGTACGCCCTGTGTATGCTGACCTATCAATTGGACTCTCAGCCTCTAAGCGGGTTGTATCAGTAGGCGATACGGTTAGTTTATTCCTTAATCTATATAATGAAGGTCCGCAGACCGCCCGAGCCATAGTTATCGAAAATCGATTGCCCGATGGCTTGTCATTCAGCGGTAGTTCTTCAACAGCCCTAAACGAGAACAACAATGTGGTATCGATAGCAACCGACAGTTTGGCTGTAGGCCAAACACTGGTATTTACATATCAGCTACAGGTTAATACAATGGGAATATTCTGGAATGCTGCTCAGATTACAGCATCACTATCAACAGACCCCGATAGCCAGCCCGGTAGCGGTACTGGCGATGGACAGGACGATATGGCTATTGTAGATCTTCGGGTAGGCACTGTCAATGCGCCGGTTTATAGTTCGCCAAACCCCAATCAGGTTCCTCTTCCTCCTGTTCTTTCCAGCCAGCCTCCCGTTGCTACCGATAGCGTTGAACTTAGTCTGGCTGTCCTGACAGACAAGCTATTATATAAGGTTAACGACATTGCCAGTATAACCCTTGTGGTTAGTAATCGTGGAGGTTTAGCGGCTAATAACACTGTCATTCAGACGCTATTACCGGATGGTTGGCAACTAACCAGCACAAATGGGCTAACTGTTACCGGACAAACTATCACGGCAATTATAGAATCCGTCCCGGCTGGGGACTCAGCCATTGTTGTTTTAGCTATTCAAATGAGTACGACTGGCATATTAACGGCGCAAATTCTATCCGTTGATGAAAACAATGTAGGATCAATACCCGGCAATGGCTACACAAACGGCGAAAAGGATGAATGCTTTATTCAACTTCGAGTGTATTAA
- a CDS encoding response regulator, which produces MSVGKSPWVWVVDDDQDDQYLFELAFKRIIPPVQVKLLDDGEELLPALVQTTELPDLIILDLNMPRLNGLETLQQIRQQPDYQKIPIVVLTTSTRKEDKEKAVQLGANGFLTKPPSLDAILALFRQLILEWRL; this is translated from the coding sequence ATGTCTGTCGGGAAATCTCCCTGGGTCTGGGTTGTTGATGATGATCAGGACGACCAATATTTATTCGAACTGGCTTTTAAACGGATTATTCCGCCTGTTCAGGTAAAATTACTTGATGACGGAGAGGAGTTATTGCCTGCCCTGGTGCAGACTACTGAGTTGCCGGATCTAATCATACTGGATTTGAATATGCCCCGGCTCAATGGACTCGAAACGCTGCAACAGATCAGACAGCAGCCCGATTACCAGAAGATTCCTATAGTGGTCTTAACGACATCGACCCGGAAAGAAGATAAAGAAAAAGCAGTTCAACTGGGAGCCAATGGCTTCTTAACTAAACCGCCTTCCTTAGATGCTATTCTGGCTCTGTTTCGTCAGTTAATTCTTGAGTGGCGGCTTTGA
- a CDS encoding amidohydrolase family protein, with protein MLIHQGKIAAVGNRKQVKIPEGIKQLDCSGLVMTAGFWNCHVHFMEPQWQRADSLPASRLNQQLESMLTQYGFTYAFDLATLDLSNLLRLRHRIETGEVDGPTIFTAGVPFTPQGGSPFYIAPLKLPEIDNPRQASDYVNKQLAAGADAIKLWSASPTGRMIIPMKPDVIKAAVVAAHAQNKPVFAHPSNNDGVLIAIEGGVDILTHVSPDDRKGWSDETIRRMLMGKMALIPTLKLYKWDLERLKIPTENNSLITTAVQQLASYANAGGQILFGTDTGFMPDYSPADEYILMEAAGMTFPQILTALTTAPAKRFGTANYTGQITTGMDADLVVLSADPATDIKSLSSVAYTIRKGKIIYRHP; from the coding sequence GTGTTAATTCATCAGGGCAAAATTGCCGCAGTAGGCAACCGTAAGCAGGTTAAGATTCCTGAAGGCATCAAACAACTCGACTGTAGCGGCCTGGTAATGACAGCCGGATTCTGGAACTGCCATGTACACTTTATGGAGCCTCAATGGCAGCGCGCCGATAGCCTTCCAGCCTCCCGATTAAATCAGCAGTTGGAATCGATGCTAACTCAGTATGGATTTACCTACGCCTTTGATTTGGCTACTCTGGATTTGTCTAATCTACTCAGGCTTCGCCACCGAATCGAAACCGGCGAAGTGGACGGACCAACTATTTTTACGGCAGGCGTACCTTTTACGCCACAGGGCGGTAGCCCATTCTACATTGCCCCACTCAAGCTTCCTGAAATTGACAATCCCAGGCAGGCCAGTGATTATGTTAACAAACAACTGGCAGCCGGTGCCGATGCCATTAAACTATGGTCGGCCTCTCCCACCGGGCGGATGATTATTCCGATGAAGCCCGATGTAATAAAAGCAGCCGTTGTAGCTGCTCATGCACAAAATAAGCCTGTCTTTGCGCATCCAAGTAACAACGATGGTGTTTTAATTGCCATTGAGGGTGGAGTAGATATTCTTACGCATGTCTCACCCGACGATCGAAAAGGGTGGTCCGATGAAACAATTCGGCGTATGTTGATGGGAAAGATGGCACTAATTCCAACTCTGAAGCTTTATAAATGGGACCTGGAACGGCTAAAAATTCCAACAGAAAATAATTCGCTGATCACCACTGCCGTTCAACAGCTTGCCTCCTACGCCAACGCTGGAGGTCAAATTCTGTTTGGCACAGACACAGGCTTTATGCCCGACTACTCTCCTGCTGATGAGTATATATTAATGGAAGCCGCCGGAATGACTTTCCCGCAAATTCTGACCGCATTAACCACAGCTCCGGCTAAACGCTTCGGCACAGCCAATTATACTGGACAGATAACGACCGGTATGGATGCCGATTTGGTAGTACTTTCTGCCGACCCGGCCACCGACATAAAATCGCTCTCCAGTGTGGCCTACACAATTCGTAAGGGTAAAATTATTTATCGCCACCCGTAG